The sequence AATCAAACGATTTTGTTTGCTGCTGGTCAGGATGGCATCGAATTCAGTGTGATTAATGCTGATGGCAGTAATCAGGCCAAACTCGCCGATGTGTTTACTTCTGATGCATGGTGGACCAAGGATAGCAAAATCATCTACGACGATTTTTGCGATCGTTCAAACTTTGATCGGGGAGTTTGTTTGCTCGACCCAGCCACGGGCGAAGTTGAAACATTGCAAAAAATTGGCGATTTTTACCTGAGCGGAATTTCGCCCGATGCCAATTGGTATATGCTCGATAATTATAATGATGGCTCGTTGTTGCTGATCAATGCCGATACTGGCGATAAAGAATTAGTTGCACCACCAAGCAGCGGCGGCTCATATGAAATTCGGGTGTGGGGCAAGTGGTCACCTGATCGCCGTTATGTAACTTATGAAACGATTGGCCAAGGCACGTTTATCTATGAAATTGGCTCGGGCCAAGCCGCCGCACCTTTCGTCAATGGCTCAATCATTGAATGGCTGCCGTAATTAGGGATGAAGGAAATTTTAACCGCGAAGGACACGAAGAACGCTAAGTTTGTTTAAGGATCATGGCTTGTTTAGACATACAGTAGGCTAATCCGATAGATCTGTGCTCTTCTGTGGCTAAAAAGCAATCTTCGTGCACTTCGTGTCCTTCGCGGTTACTGTACTCCTGCTCCCTGACCCCTTAAAAATTAGCGCAGCCCAAGTTGTTGATAGGCCCGTAACAAGGTAGCATTGGCAACTTCAGCAGCGCGTTCAGCGCCGCGCTTGAGAATCCCATCGAGTTCAGCTGGATCAGCGGTGAGCTGATTGTAGCGTTGTTGCAATGGCTCCAAGGTTGCAATCACCACATCAGCGACTGCACCTTTGAGCTTGCCATAGCCTTGGCCTTCAAATTCAGCCTCAATCGTGGCTTTATCTTTGCCAGTCAAGGCTTGGTAAATCCCCAAAAGATTGTTGACCCCAGGTCGGGTTTCGTCGAATTTGATTTCGCTGCCCGAATCGGTGACCGCCCGCATCATGGCCTTGCGCGTCGCCTTCAAATCGCCCAATAAAGGAATTGAATGATTGGCAGCTTTGTTGCTCTTGCTCATTTTCTGGGTTGGGTCGTCGAGGCCCATCACCCGCGCCGCCACAGGTCGAATCAAAGCCTCGGGAATCACAAAGGTTTCGCCATAAAGATGATTAAAACGTTCGGCAATATCGCGAGTTAGCTCAATATGCTGACGTTGATCATCGCCCACTGGCACAACTTGGGTGTCGTAGAGCAAAATATCGGCAGCCATCAGCGTTGGATAATTCATCAAGCCAGCCGCTACGGTTTCTTGCTTTTGCGATTTATCCTTAAATTGGGTCATGCGATTCAACCAGCCCAAGGGTGTTTGGCAATTTAAAATCCAGCCTAGCTCAACGTGAGCTGGCACATGCGATTGGACAAAAATCGTGGCATGCTCAAGGCTAATGCCTGCGGCCAAATACAATGCGGCCAAATCACGCACATTTTTGCGCAACTCGGCTGGATCTTGTGGCACAGTGATCGCATGCAGATCGACAATACAGAAGAAATTATCGTATTGATTTTGCTCTTGGACCCAGGTATGAATCGCCCCCAAATAATTGCCAAGGTGCAAATTGCCCGATGGTTGAATGCCCGAAAAAACCCGTGGTAACGAACCCATAATGGCTACTCCGTCTAACTAAAACAAGGCCGTCTCTCGAATCCACATACGGGACGAGAGACGGCTTGATTCTCGCGGTACCACCCGAATTCGCAACCATCATCATGGTTACGCGCTCGCAGCCCGCTAACGGAGGCAATCACGGCTCAGCCTACTACTAGGTAGCAACCCAGATTCGGTGAGCAACTCAGCGGGCCATTCAGCAAAGACAGCTTGATTATCCTCGCAGCCAAGGGATAACTCTCTGAACAAGTGCGCTTTTGCTTACTCTTCCGCGTCAACGTCGTTTTCAATTGTTGGCTATTCTATTCAGCCTGTGCGTGCTTGTCAATCCGCCCAACGATTGAGCGGGTTAGGGGCCAGAATTCAGGGGTTAGTTTGAAACCGCGAAGGACGCGAAGCTGTTTTTTGCCACAGATTTATTTGATTAGCTTGCTATGCTCAACACCTGATCCCGAACCTCGACCCTAGTAGCCCTCATATGTTCTATGCTCTATCATACCAGCCCCTGACAACTGAACCCTGACCCCTCGTAAAAAATCTATCTGCTTATGTGCAATCAGTCATAAGTATGGCGGTAGCAAAGGTGTTTCAATGGTAAAATATCCAGCAGACGCTTCCAACTGGAAAGGGATTTCATGGCGCTTTCGAATAGTGAATTTGTAGTTGAACGATCGTGGAAGATCAATCGTTCAACGCCGTTGCGCTGGGTTTGGTCGCATGCGCGGCGCAATCTTTGGTGGATTATTGGGCTGTTTATTGGGGCATTTGGCAACGCATTATTCGCCGCTCAAGTGCCAGTCGTCACGGGCCAAGCCTTCGAGGCGGTTAAAGCTGGCGATAAAAATGGTTTGTGGTGGGCGGCTTTACTGATTGTTGGCGGGCAATTTTTGCGGGCATTTGTCCAGCTATTGCGCAATTTCTCCTCAGAAGTGATCGGTCAACGGCTCGAACGCGATGTGCGCGATGAACTCTACACCAGTTTATTGGGCAAAAGTATGGCCTTCCACGATAGCCAACCAACGGGTGATGTGATGGCCCGCGCCACCAATGATGTGCGCGAAATGAACCTGATGCTCAATCCTGGGGTCAACTTGGTGGTTGGCTCGGCGATGTTTTTGATTATGCCGCTGATCGCCTCGCCTCACCCACAACTGTTGGTTGTGCCAATTCTATATTTGGTGTTTTATGGGCTGTTGGTTTGGCACTATTTACGCCAACTCAAGCCTGTCACCACGGCAGTACGCCAAAGTTTTGGTGAACTCAACGCCACCTTAGCCGAAGCAATCGACGGCGTAGAAACGGTCAAAGCCACCGCTCAAGAAGAGCGGGAGCGCAATCGATTTCGGGCAGCCGTCAGCAAATGGCGCAATGCATTTGTGGCCCAAGGCAATGTGGAAGCGGTCTTTTTACCAGTCTTATTGCTTGGTTTAGGCCAAGGCTTGGGCTTTATCCATAGCCTCATCCTGTTTCGCAATGGCCTGATTAATGTTGGCGATGTCGTTTCATTCAATGGCCTATTGCTGTTGTTTGGCTTCCCAACTTTTACCGCCCAATTTGCCTACTCGCAGCTTTCGAGCGGCCTTGCAGGCGGGCGACGTATTTTAGAATTAATTACGACAGAAACTGAGCTTGACGAAAATGCCCAAGGTTATGCCGAGCCAATGCGCGGCGAAATTGTCTTTGAGAACGTAGCCTTTGGCTATCATAGCGAGGTTGATGCAGTGCAAAAAGTCAGTTTTCGAATTGAGCCGGGCCAAACAGTGGCCTTAGTTGGTCAAACTGGCGCAGGCAAAACAACGCTGACCAAATTGCTCAACCGCACCTACGATACCCGCGAAGGTCGCATTTTGATCGATGGCGTTGATGTGCGCGATTGGAATTTAGCAGCTTTGCGCCGCCAAATCTCAATCATCGAGCAAGACATTTTCTTATTTTCGCGCTCAATTGCCGATAATATTGGCTTTGGTGTGCCCAACGCTACCCGTGAGCAAATTATCGAGGCCGCCAAAGCAGCCCAAGCCCACGATTTTATCGGGCGACTCGCCGATGGCTACGATACGATCATCGGCGAACGTGGCGTGACGCTCTCTGGTGGGCAACGCCAACGCCTAGCCTTGGCACGGGCCTTCTTGACCGATCCCACAATTTTGGTGCTTGATGATTCGACCAGCGCGATCGACAGCGCGACTGAAGATCGAATTCAACAAGCGATTGAACAAGCCTCGCAAGATCGCACCACAATTTTGATTACCCATCGGCTTTCGCAAATTCGCTGGGCCGACCTGATCATCGTGATTCGCAAAGGCACAATTAGCGCTGTTGGCACACACGAAGATCTCATGCAGCAATCCGAAGCCTATCGGGCAATCTTCGCTAAATTATGAAGGATGAATTATGAAGGATGAATATGGGGTTTAAGCTTTCATCCCTCATCCCTCATCCTTTCCAAAAAAGCCTATCGGGCAATCTTTGCCAAATTATGAATTACGAAGAATGAATTATGAAGGATGAATATGGGGTTTAAGCTTTCATCCCTCATCCCTCATCCTTCATCCTTTCCAAAAGGGTGCTTATGTTTGCAGGATTAGATACCGAAAATTATGATCGTCAGTATGGCGACCGCGAATTAATGGGGCGTATGTTGAGCTATTTTCGTGCTCATCGGCGCACCGCATTTTGGACGATAGCCCTGATTTGTGGCTTGGGCTTACTCAATACTGTACCGCCATTTTTGGTCGCCCAAGCCGTTCAGCGGATTGGCGAAGCCAACCCCGATTGGAATTTTATCTGGTTGCTTGCCAGCGGTGGGGTGGTTTTTGGGGTGCTGCAATGGGCTATGGGCTGGTTGCGCCAACGCATGACCGCGCAAATTGTGGCCGATGTGATTAGCGCTCTACGCAATGATGCCTTTAACGCGGCTATCAGCCATGATTTATCGTTTTTTGATGAACTGCGTTCAGGGCGGATTATTAGTCGCATCACCTCGGATACCCAAGAATTTGCCCAAGTTTCACGCTTGATCATCGAAATCGTTAGCCAAGTACTCACGGTGATTGCGCTATTGGTCTATTTGCTTAGCGTTTCAGTACCGCTCAGCTTGGGGATTATTGGCTTCACCCCGATTGTGATTGGATTGGCCTTGGGCTTTCGGCGTTTGGCACGTTTCGTCACGCGTAAAGGCTTTCAGGTGCTGGGCGAAGTTAATAGCTCAATTCAAGAAGCAGTAACGGGGATTAGCATCGCCAAGAATTTTCGCCAAGAAGCGCGAATTTATGGTGAATTCAGCGAGATCAACCAACAATCGTATGGGGTTAACCTGCGACGTGGTTTTGTGCTCTCGAATGTGTTCCCAACCTTGAACATTGTTTCTGGTTTTGGCACAGCGGCCTTAATTTATTGGGGCGGCTTGTCGGTGATCGATCTTACAATTAGTTTGGCAGCTTGGTATGTTTTCGTGCGCTCGGTTGATCTCTTTTGGTTTCCCTTGCTAAACATCTCGGCTTTTTGGAGCCAATTTCAGGCTGGCTTGGCAGCGGCTGAGCGCATTTTTGCTTTGATTGATGCCGAACATAGCGTCAAACAACACGATCAGCAAACCACCAAACGTCTGCGCGGTGAAATCGTGTTTGATCATGTTGAGTTTCGTTATGGGCGCAAAGAGCCTGTGCTCAACGATTTTAGCCTGACGATCGCGCCAGGCGAAAGCATTGCCTTGGTCGGGCATACGGGCGCTGGCAAATCGAGTATCGCCAAATTGATCACCCGCTTTTATGAATTTCAATCAGGCAAGATTACCGTCGATGGTCATGATATTCGCAGCTTGGATTTGCGTAGTTATCGCCAGCAATTGGGAATTGTGACCCAAACGCCATTTTTATTTGATGGCACAGTTGCCGATAACATTCGCTATGCAGCGCCCCAACTGAGCGATGCCGAACTTGAAGCAGTTGCCAACCAAATTGGCGGTGGCGAATGGCTGGAAACCTTGCCCCAAGGCTTGCAATCGCAAGTTGGCGAGCGCGGCAATAAACTTTCGCTTGGGCAACGCCAGTTGGTGGCCTTGACGCGGGTGTTGGCGGCGCAACCAGCGATTTTCATTCTCGATGAAGCAACTGCCAGCATCGACCCATTTACTGAAACCCAAATTCAACAAGCCATGGATTTGATTCTTTCGCGCTCGACGGCAATTTTAATTGCCCATCGCCTTTCAACCGTGCGCTCGGCAGATCGGATTATTGTGCTGAATCAAGGCCAAATTATCGAAGAAGGCAACCACGATCAGCTGATGCAGCAAGGCGGGCATTATGCCGATTTGTATGATACCTACTTCCGCCATCAATCGCTGAGCTACATCGAATCGCGCGGGGCAGTGCGCAGCGTTTAGCAAATATTTCGATTTGGGCTGCCCATAATAGCAAGACAGTGCTACAATTTCATAGGTATCTAGGAGGCTATGGTATGGCTTTGAACGAAGAACAACATTCAACATCAAGTAGCACGTTGGTCGCAGAATTGGCTAACTATGGCGTAGCCGCAACGGTTCGCACTGCGCTCACCAGCATATTGGATACAGCACCAGGTGCGATGCTCTATCGCTTTAATCCAGCGTATTTGGCCGAAGAATTAGGGCTTTCGCGGCGGGCGGGCTTACAATTGATGGCCGCAGCAGTGCGCGTTGGCTTGTTCGACCTGAATTGGGAAGCTCGTTGCATTTATTGTGGCTACCAAGCCCATGCTTTTGATAAATTGACCCAAGCCCATTCGCAACAATATTGTGCCATGTGCCGTGATGATTTCCCTGCCACGCTTGATGAAGGCATTCATGTGACCTTCACGGTGGCGGCGCAGGTGCGCAGTTTGCCAGCAGGCATCGACAACGACCCATGGCGCGAAGCAATCGATCAACGTTTAGGCGTAACAACCTCGCACGAATTATTGACCGTCCAAGCCTTCCGCGATTTGTTTATCGACGAACCATTGCCCGATGGCGAAAGCTTCCAAATCAAATGGGCTGCCTTGATGTTCACCGATCTTGGTGGGTCAACCGCCTTATATGCGCGTAAAGGCGATCCACGGGCCTACAGCTTGGTGCGCGAACACTTCAACATCTTGTTTGCTGTGGTCGATCAAGCAGGTGGCGCGGTGGTCAAAACCATTGGCGATGCAATTATGGCGGTGTTTGTTGATGGCGCGGCGGCAGTCAAGGCTGGCCAAAATGCCTTGGCGGCAATTGAGCAATTTAATATCGACCGTGAATTAGGCGATGATGAACGCTTGACGCTCAAAGTTGGCGTGCATGCTGGGCCAACGCTGGCCGTGACCTTAAACGATCGGCTTGATTACTTTGGTACAACGGTGAATGCCGCTGCCCGCGTGCAATCAAGCGCCAATTATGCCGAGTTGGTGGTAACCCAGCAAGTGCTCGAAGCGCCAGGCGTGGCCGAAATTCTCCCCAGCGATTTGGCCAACGAAACCCTGATTTTGCGTGGCCTTGATGATTTACCCTTCAACGTCGTGCGCTTCCATAACTAAATTGCGTTTGATCAGCAACCATCCTCAGCAATTTAGGGATGGTTGCTCGTTTAACATCGCTACATAAACAATAACCAAATCAATAACGCTGCCCCAATTACAACTCCGCCAACCACTAAACCAAGCATAAAACCATTGCTTTGTTGCGGTTGGTTCCAAGGCAAGGGGGAGCCACCAAGCGGATCGGCGGTTGGGGCAGAAGTTTTCCAAGTGGTCGAACTGGTTGTTGTTTGAGGGTTACCAAAATTGCTTTGAGGGCTACCGAAATTATTTTGAGGATTGCCGAAATTATTTTGGCCTTCAAGAATATCGGGAATGCCATTGCCATCACGATCAACAAACACCTGCTTGAGCTGATCGTTTGCGCCATTCGTCAGATCAATCTGTTGTTGATTGAGATTGACTGATTGGACCTTGCCAGTTTGATTGAAAATATCGGGCACGCCATCGCCATCGTGATCGCCCAATAAGCCCAGCGTTTGTTGATAGAGTTGGCGATCCTCAGCGGGCATTTCATCAACACTGCGATACTCACGACCATTGACAATCAAGTTTGGCATAATAGGCTCCTAACTAGTCAACATTCGCACCAACACACGCAACCGATCATAATCGTCGCGCAGCAACCGTGCTAATTCGCGGCCTGCATACAATTCATATTCGCGCCGATTGGCTTGCAGCGCCGCCGCATGGCGAATCGCCGTGCCTAGCAATTCATCAGCAATCGGCAAATTGGCATGCAACACCATGCGAAAGAAATCGCAATGCTGGGTAAACCGCTCTACTGTATCATCATCGCATAAATGGACACTGTAGTGCACGGTTGGCGGTTGCGGCGGCAAATAGTGAATAATCCGACCTGCTCGCTCGTAGCCAATCACTAAAGCGCTCCACTCGGTTTGTAGCACCGCCGCCAGATCAGGGTGTTCGCTATAAATTTGGCCGTCGTAGAACTCGCTACCATCATAGCGCCGCCCGCCACGCACCATGGCCTTGCCACCAAGATCACGGCTGCCAGTGCGAATATCATAGACTAAGCCATAAATGCATAAATCGTTATCATAGCAACCAGCTTTGATCAACGAGCCAAATGGCGGTGCATTCAATAATTCATAGGCTCCGGTTGTCCACTGAGTGGAACTTGCTTCGATCACTTCGCCAATTCGTTGTTCTATCATATGCGTTGGGTATAGGCTATCAAGGATAGGCTATAGCTAAAAGAGTTAAACCCGCACTTGGGCTTTGGCATCTTGTTTTAATGATGAGCCATTGTTCAAACGGGCATGCCACAGCGCTTGCTCGATCATCTGGCGAAACACCCGACGATCGCTTTCGCGCACGACGGCTTGCTCATGCGCCCGCGCTAACGCCACCGGATAGCCACCACCACGATGCGCTTGATCATACGCTACTGCGTGAATCAAATCAACCCATTCGGGGCGTTGCGCCACCCATTCGGGCATTTCGATCCGCGCCAATTCAGCACCAACATTTAAATAGAAGAAATAAATCGCATGGTCGCGATATTCTTCTACGTTGATTTTAGAGAGGCTTTTGAAAAGCGCACTGCGTTCGCCATCGCCCAACCAACCATTGCCAAACAATTTGGTATCGTTGATCCCAGGATAAGGATCAACAAGACCTTCAGCTTTGCTGGTATTGTTCAGGGTTGGATTGACGATTAAACGGGCAATTCCGGTTACTTCGGGGGCTTTGGGGTGGCTAATGTAGGAGCAGGTCGGCACATCAGCAGCGCGTAACGCCGCCAAGCCTTCATCAAGATAGCGCTGCAAAAAATGTGCCCGCACCCATGGATCAAGCCCACTCAACGACCAACGAATCAGCGTGCCATCTTGCATCGCAACTAAAGGCGTGGTGCTCTGTTCTAGAATTTCTTGGGCTAAACGAGCTAGGGCAATGCCTTCACGGGTATCGCGTTCGGCATGAACCAAAGCGCCAGCCATTTTATAACTACGGCCATCCTTATCGCGCAGCAACAATTCCTGATCGTTGTAGTGCAATGCTGGCACTGAATGCAATTTGGAATAGGGCTGTTGACCATATTGAATCGTCACCAAGCCGAGATTAATCAAATAGCACTCGACCGCCCAATGGCGATCAAGATCGATCTGCGAGCCATCGACTGCGGCTAAACAATAATTTGGTGGAAATTTTGGTAGTTGATAGCGGTTGATAATCGGCTCGGCTGGAGCTGCCAAAAGCCATGGGCTCCGCAAATAATTATCTTCAGCATGGCGTGCCCAATGCTCCCAACGTGGGCTTTGCTCCTCTAATTTGGCCCATGCATGAGCAACCAACTGATCATGGTGATTGGCAGTTTGACGCAAATCGCCGCCCATTTGCTTAATTTGTTGGCCAACTTGATTAAAATCGAGTGGCATGCGGTGCTCCTCTGGTAGTTGGCTTGATCAAAATATGTAGGTTCCCTCACCCCAATCCCCGACCCCTGAACCCTAGCCCCTAACTCCGACCCTAGCATAACAATGTGTCAATAGTTGTCACAAGCGGCCCATTTGGCGTTCTTTTTCGAGCACCCGCATCAACTCCCGCGCCAAGCGTACCGGATCGTGGCGCAGTGGATTGGCCGGATTGATCACGTTGGCGGTGCGCACGCGAATTGGCAAATCTTGGGTTTGATCGAGTGGCACAATTGTGGTGCGACCTTGCCATTCGGGCGCAAAGCGATGGGTTTGGCGATCATCGCTATTGGCCAAAGCCACATCGAATACATCGGGGCCAACATGCTCAACCAATGCCTGCAAGTGGTCGCGCACGCCAAAATGGTCGGTTTCGCCTGGCTCGGTCGCCACATTGCAGACATAAACGCGCACTGCCTGCACCGCCTCGCGCATCGCTTGGTTGATTTCGCTGATCATCAAGCTCGAAAGCAGGCTCGTGTACAAACTGCCAGGCCCAACAATAATCAAATCGGCCTCTTCGATCGCTTTGATCGCGGCGCGTACCGCCAGCGCACCATGGGGTTGGAGATAAACCCGTTTGATCCGCTGGCCACTTTTGGCGATGCGTGATTCACCGCTGATATGCTCGCCATTTTCCAATTCGGCCCACAGCACCACATCATCAAGTGTAGCTGGCACAATTTGGCCGCGCACCGCTAAGACGCGATTGGCCTCGCGCACGCCTTCGCCAAACGAGCCAGTTACCTCGGCCAAGGCGGTGATAAACAAATTGCCAAAGGTATGGCCTTCGAGGCTACCAGCCTGAAAACGATGCTCGAACAAACGGGTCATCAACGGTTCGGCTTCGGCCAAGGCTGCCAAACAACGCCGAATATCGCCTGGCGGTAGAATGCCAAATTCTTGGCGAATGCGGCCTGAAGAGCCACCATCATCGGCAACCGCCACAATCGCCGTAATATTATCGGTATATTGCTTGAGGCCACTGAGCAAGGTCGAAAGGCCATGACCGCCGCCGAGTGCCACGACTTTGGGGCCATGCCGAGTGCGGCTACGGCCAATCAAGGTTTCAGCCAAATCGATTGGGGCGGTGTTACGCGGCAAGGCAGCGCTGAGCAACACCCGATTAAGATGGCGAAAAGCAAAGCCAGTGGCTGAAATTCCCACCAAACACAAAATGATCATGCGAATGGTGCGCGGCCAAAATTGCAGGGTCACATAATAGAAAATCGCTGGTAACTCAACCGTGGTATAGAGTTCGCGCAGGCCAAAAGCCAAGCCCAGCGCCGAGAACATCAGGCCAAACAGCATGAGCGCCAGCCAACGCTTGACCCCAATTCCAACTTTGAGCCAACGACTATCTAATAATTTGCGGGCAGATGCAGGTACAGATTGTTTCATAGTTTTCCAATTATAGACCCAAATGACGGCTAGAAGGGCACGATTTGGCGACGCAAATAATAGCTAAACCACCACCCCAAACCAATTGGATAGATAAACAGTAACGAAAGCATAAAAAACGTCAATCCAAGCCCATCCAAATCATTAATCACCAGCAAATGGCTAACGCTGGCAATCACAAACCCAGCTCCAAGTTGACTGCCTAACCAAACCCCTGACCAACGAATTGGGCGCATCAGCAGGCTAATTGGTCCAGCTATACAACCAATCGGAATCAAGATTGTGCTAAGCATATGCCGATAATAGGTCGTATGACCCAGATTCGTGATCCAACGCCCACTTGGTGGCCAATTAAAGAGGATAAAGATTAGCCAATAGCCCAAGAGGCTAGCCACGATAATCCAGCGAATCTGGCAACGCGCAACCCGCTGTAACAGCCAGCCAATCAAGCTGCCAAAACTGATAAAAATAGTGGAGCCAACTCCAATGCCAAAGAGGCTAATTCGTTGATCGCCTAAGCGCCAGAGCACCCCTGTTCGCGTGGAATGATTGAGCGCGGTAAGTGCCACCATGGCCATTAGGCCACAAAACCCGCCAACAAATAACACCACAAACATATACCACCAGAGCCGCTCCTTGCCATAGCGCTCGCCCAAGGTCTGAATTGAGGGCACATGAAAGTTTGACCGGTTTTCTGACATCGGCACAACCTTGGTAGCCCAAATGGCTGCTAGAAGGGCACAATTTGGCGACGTAAATAATAGCTAAACCAAATGCTCAGAACAAGTGGATAGCCCGCCATGATGCTAACGCCGAAAAAGGGAATTGAATGCTCAAAAGCATAACGCATTAGAAGATAGCTAAGGCTGGCAATTAAAAACCCCAGCGCCAATTGACTGAGCAGCCAAACCCAAGCCCAACGGGTTGGTCGCATCACCAAGGCAATTGGCCCAGCAATACAACCAATTGGCGTGAGCATGGCCATCAGCATATGCCGATAATAGGTCGTATGGGGAATATTAGTTATCAGGTGTTGGCTGGGCGGCCAATTAAACAAAATATAGGCCGCCCAATAGCCAATCAACGCCGCCAAAACGACGGACCGCACTTGGCACACCGCAACTTTGCGCAACATCCAGCCCATGAGCCAGCCTAAACCTGCAAATAGCAAACAGGCCAAAGCAATACTATCGAAGCTCAGCCGTTGTGAGCCAAGTTGCCAAAGCACCGGAAGGCTTGATTGCTCAGTCAATTTGTCGATCAGGAAGATTGCCATCATGGCCCAAAAATCGCCGACGAACACCACGGCAAACATAAACCACCATAACCGCAGTTTGCTATAGCGCTCGCCCAGCGTTTGAACTGCTGGCACATGCAGATTTGGCAGGCTCTCAGACATAGGCACAACCTCAGCGAATTGGCTCGGCGATCGTAATCAAGCGATGGCTCATTTCTAAATTGCCTTCAACAATCACTTGATCGCCAATGCATGAAACAAGAGTTAGGCGCTCGGAGCCAACTGGCAAAATATATTGAACTTGATCAGGCGTGACCCACACTTGTTCAATTACCCGATAGCGATATTCACTCCCATCAGCACTATAAACCGTGATTGTCTCACCAATTGCCACATCTTTGACCCGCGCAAAGGGTGCTGGAACATTCGGTGCATCCTTCCAGCGCAGCACATGACCCCAAAACACCACATTTTCGCCTTGCCCCGGCTGGGCACTCAGGTTATACCAGCCTGCATCGTGTTTGGGCACAATCGGCAC comes from Chloroflexota bacterium and encodes:
- a CDS encoding adenylate/guanylate cyclase domain-containing protein codes for the protein MALNEEQHSTSSSTLVAELANYGVAATVRTALTSILDTAPGAMLYRFNPAYLAEELGLSRRAGLQLMAAAVRVGLFDLNWEARCIYCGYQAHAFDKLTQAHSQQYCAMCRDDFPATLDEGIHVTFTVAAQVRSLPAGIDNDPWREAIDQRLGVTTSHELLTVQAFRDLFIDEPLPDGESFQIKWAALMFTDLGGSTALYARKGDPRAYSLVREHFNILFAVVDQAGGAVVKTIGDAIMAVFVDGAAAVKAGQNALAAIEQFNIDRELGDDERLTLKVGVHAGPTLAVTLNDRLDYFGTTVNAAARVQSSANYAELVVTQQVLEAPGVAEILPSDLANETLILRGLDDLPFNVVRFHN
- a CDS encoding YvcK family protein, which produces MKQSVPASARKLLDSRWLKVGIGVKRWLALMLFGLMFSALGLAFGLRELYTTVELPAIFYYVTLQFWPRTIRMIILCLVGISATGFAFRHLNRVLLSAALPRNTAPIDLAETLIGRSRTRHGPKVVALGGGHGLSTLLSGLKQYTDNITAIVAVADDGGSSGRIRQEFGILPPGDIRRCLAALAEAEPLMTRLFEHRFQAGSLEGHTFGNLFITALAEVTGSFGEGVREANRVLAVRGQIVPATLDDVVLWAELENGEHISGESRIAKSGQRIKRVYLQPHGALAVRAAIKAIEEADLIIVGPGSLYTSLLSSLMISEINQAMREAVQAVRVYVCNVATEPGETDHFGVRDHLQALVEHVGPDVFDVALANSDDRQTHRFAPEWQGRTTIVPLDQTQDLPIRVRTANVINPANPLRHDPVRLARELMRVLEKERQMGRL
- a CDS encoding ABC transporter ATP-binding protein/permease; the encoded protein is MFAGLDTENYDRQYGDRELMGRMLSYFRAHRRTAFWTIALICGLGLLNTVPPFLVAQAVQRIGEANPDWNFIWLLASGGVVFGVLQWAMGWLRQRMTAQIVADVISALRNDAFNAAISHDLSFFDELRSGRIISRITSDTQEFAQVSRLIIEIVSQVLTVIALLVYLLSVSVPLSLGIIGFTPIVIGLALGFRRLARFVTRKGFQVLGEVNSSIQEAVTGISIAKNFRQEARIYGEFSEINQQSYGVNLRRGFVLSNVFPTLNIVSGFGTAALIYWGGLSVIDLTISLAAWYVFVRSVDLFWFPLLNISAFWSQFQAGLAAAERIFALIDAEHSVKQHDQQTTKRLRGEIVFDHVEFRYGRKEPVLNDFSLTIAPGESIALVGHTGAGKSSIAKLITRFYEFQSGKITVDGHDIRSLDLRSYRQQLGIVTQTPFLFDGTVADNIRYAAPQLSDAELEAVANQIGGGEWLETLPQGLQSQVGERGNKLSLGQRQLVALTRVLAAQPAIFILDEATASIDPFTETQIQQAMDLILSRSTAILIAHRLSTVRSADRIIVLNQGQIIEEGNHDQLMQQGGHYADLYDTYFRHQSLSYIESRGAVRSV
- a CDS encoding DNA double-strand break repair nuclease NurA, with the protein product MPLDFNQVGQQIKQMGGDLRQTANHHDQLVAHAWAKLEEQSPRWEHWARHAEDNYLRSPWLLAAPAEPIINRYQLPKFPPNYCLAAVDGSQIDLDRHWAVECYLINLGLVTIQYGQQPYSKLHSVPALHYNDQELLLRDKDGRSYKMAGALVHAERDTREGIALARLAQEILEQSTTPLVAMQDGTLIRWSLSGLDPWVRAHFLQRYLDEGLAALRAADVPTCSYISHPKAPEVTGIARLIVNPTLNNTSKAEGLVDPYPGINDTKLFGNGWLGDGERSALFKSLSKINVEEYRDHAIYFFYLNVGAELARIEMPEWVAQRPEWVDLIHAVAYDQAHRGGGYPVALARAHEQAVVRESDRRVFRQMIEQALWHARLNNGSSLKQDAKAQVRV
- a CDS encoding ABC transporter ATP-binding protein/permease, which codes for MALSNSEFVVERSWKINRSTPLRWVWSHARRNLWWIIGLFIGAFGNALFAAQVPVVTGQAFEAVKAGDKNGLWWAALLIVGGQFLRAFVQLLRNFSSEVIGQRLERDVRDELYTSLLGKSMAFHDSQPTGDVMARATNDVREMNLMLNPGVNLVVGSAMFLIMPLIASPHPQLLVVPILYLVFYGLLVWHYLRQLKPVTTAVRQSFGELNATLAEAIDGVETVKATAQEERERNRFRAAVSKWRNAFVAQGNVEAVFLPVLLLGLGQGLGFIHSLILFRNGLINVGDVVSFNGLLLLFGFPTFTAQFAYSQLSSGLAGGRRILELITTETELDENAQGYAEPMRGEIVFENVAFGYHSEVDAVQKVSFRIEPGQTVALVGQTGAGKTTLTKLLNRTYDTREGRILIDGVDVRDWNLAALRRQISIIEQDIFLFSRSIADNIGFGVPNATREQIIEAAKAAQAHDFIGRLADGYDTIIGERGVTLSGGQRQRLALARAFLTDPTILVLDDSTSAIDSATEDRIQQAIEQASQDRTTILITHRLSQIRWADLIIVIRKGTISAVGTHEDLMQQSEAYRAIFAKL
- the trpS gene encoding tryptophan--tRNA ligase → MGSLPRVFSGIQPSGNLHLGNYLGAIHTWVQEQNQYDNFFCIVDLHAITVPQDPAELRKNVRDLAALYLAAGISLEHATIFVQSHVPAHVELGWILNCQTPLGWLNRMTQFKDKSQKQETVAAGLMNYPTLMAADILLYDTQVVPVGDDQRQHIELTRDIAERFNHLYGETFVIPEALIRPVAARVMGLDDPTQKMSKSNKAANHSIPLLGDLKATRKAMMRAVTDSGSEIKFDETRPGVNNLLGIYQALTGKDKATIEAEFEGQGYGKLKGAVADVVIATLEPLQQRYNQLTADPAELDGILKRGAERAAEVANATLLRAYQQLGLR